ttagaacTAAACCACAAGAAGTTTGAATTTTTTAGGTTTTTCGTAAAATTTTGCTCATGGGTTCTGAAGTGTCAGCTTGAAGTGCTAAGATCTGAACTCACACCTGCAACACAAAGCACCTTAATAATTTATCATGTAGCTAAGCtgaaatgaaaatttaaaaactgttaCAGATTACTTTTACATAACAAACATTAGCgttgtgtgaattttttttttttacatattaataacTGAGCAGCTAAAGTAACTGGTGCTACCGGACCCTTAGTACACCTTTTTTGAAATGTTTAATAGTCTGCGAGGGAAGGGAGCCACTTAACATTTAATCACCCATAAAAGAGTGTTGGATTGAAAATCTTTAAACTTTGCACAGTTAAGTTTTTCCACAGCACTCTTCAAAgtcataatttattcatataaataaattattcatatttaaacttAACGGCTACAGGGCTGATAAAACTGTATGTTTTTGACTGACATTTATAATACTGTAGGTCACCAAATGGATTCTAAACATCAGTACAAATAGAGGCATCTTGGTTGTTCCCACGTTACCCTCGAGACACTGGCTCGAGACAACATCAAGAGAAAGGGGCTATGAGGAAAACGACACCTATTTGGTTATCTACTCAGATGATGGTCGAAGAAGTTCTGGTAAATGTTTTATCAGTATattgtttaatatacagtaaataattatatacagtacataaattgTGAGTAGAGATGGATTCTTGGCTGTTTTTGAcagtttagttaaaaaaaaaatctcagtctCATGTCTTAAAGTACAGTAATCAGTTCACacaagtggattttttttaagatgctgGACTTTTCTGAAGTCATTATTATGATTCCACAGGTGAAAGAGGCTCCTCATCAGGTTGGAACACTAACTCACCCCTAGAGCTCATCGAATACAAAAGCTCCGTCCAGGCTGCGGTTCGAAGGCGCAGGAGTACGCATAAGAGTGCAGCTGAAAATCTACATGCTATAAATTGTCAAAGAACACCTCTCTATGTGGACTTTGTAAAACTCGGTTGGTCCGGATGGATAATATCACCAAGTGGCTACAACGCATACCATTGCACTGGGTCCTGCCCGTTTCCACTCAGTGGAGGCTTACGTGCAACGAATCATGCCATCGTGCAGTCCATCGTAAACACATTAAAACTGTCCAGCAGAGTGGGAAGGCCATGCTGTGTCCCGGACAATCTTCAGCCGATAAGTCTGTTGTACTTTGACGATGAGGAAAATGTTGTTCTTAAACAATATGACGACATGGTGGCAGGTAGCTGTGGCTGCCACTGAATGCATCAAATGTTTATTATCATTTGCTGGATTTTGAATTGAATCTATTATTGTAGGCAAATAAAGGGGGTATGTTGCAACAGAAAACATGATGTTTATGTGGACACaaacaaacctgaaaaaaaaaaaaatactaacaaGTTCCCAGGTGTATTTATTCCCAGTGTATTATGTAATGCAAAAACAGTTGGAAacattatcataaaaaaaaaaaaaaatgaaaataccaGTAACAAGCTCCCATTAATGTTCACAGAAAAGCTCAGAATCAGTGAATATAATTGGCTTATAAGATTGCATGCAtgtgcaggtgtacaggtgttctTAATAAAGTGGACATCGAGGATCTACAAAATATACATTAGGACTACAGTAGCATATTTAACTAGGATATGGCAGGAGGGGCatttgcttctttttcttcccttttgcCTTTGTGGGACCAAGTAAAACATTTAGTGGAGACTAATGTTTACAATGCTTTACCAATTTTTACCACAAGGAGCCGCcaattcccaaaaaaaaaaaaattacaaaaaaagtttggcACTTTGTCATAAATTTATCAGAGTCAGAATCAGATTTAttgtagtaataaataaatataagtatttAAGTATGTTAACTACCATAAATAATGTCGATCTGGTTGTTGGtgactaaaataaatacagagaatgtacagggaatgtataatatttaaagaCCGAATACACTCACAACATACAGACACTGtacagataataaaaaaacaaagatatatattaaatatgagCGTGCATCATATACTGAAATAAAGTTGCACTGGATAAGTGTTTACAATAAAGTATTTAAAGATGTGTGTGATTTTGTTATAGTTTTCTTCTGATTTTTAATGAACTATAATAACCAGTGTTGTGCCAGTTACTACTAAAAGTAAATCTTACTATTGCTAGTTACTTTTTAGTAAAAGCAATATAATGCTATTaccttttcttttatataatagtaatatgTTACTAATCCTAGTAACTATCTAAAGTAAGGAATTACTGTTATGCAACGTGTAAAGATCTTATAAAGTAAGATATTAGAGATCTTGAAGAATAACTAATGACTTTGGCAACTGACAAGTTATACTTGTAcataagtttaatttattagttGCCAAAGTCACAAGTTACTGTATTGGTTAAGATCTCAAATATCTTACATTTTATATCCTTATtatcactgtttgtttttttactagtGTGAGAGACAGCACTTGTACATGTTACAAATGATGATGTCACTATTTAGTAGATGCCAAGTGGATGGATATTATAATAAACGTATTACAATATGATAGAGTGATTTTAATCATACGTAAACCCTAGCTTTTAACAGTTTGTACGCTAAGCGCCAAAATGCACAGATGCTCGATACACGATTCAAACAAAAGGACAACAAATGTGCTCCTTAGTTACATCATCATCGGTTACTTTACTAAAAAGCCTAGTGTTTTACTACTAGCTACAAgcaaaagtaatattttacaaaactactgtacagtatttttgtaATACTCCACTGATTGATATTATTTGCTGCAGTCTGTTCCACTCCTTTTTGTGACTGTTTTTATTACGAACATTATGTATGCACACAGAACAGATTTGATGACTGCAGTTTAAACTGGATCAACAGCTCCTGCGGGAGACCACACGTCTGTTTCCACAGAAGGTACATGCTCTGCTGGGCATTTTTGCGGATCATAATCATCACATTGGTTTTTACAATGGAATAGCTAAATGTAGCAGCCTAGTAAGCCCTGTTCCTACTTTTACCATATTTTCAGTGAATTTCCAAGTTTTCAAAATGATGGCTTGCCGATTCTCTGACAGGATCTGACATTATTAGGTATGGCATAGCAAAAAAAGCTCTCAGACAGAGCTATGGAGAAATATGATGGCATGGTTTGATACATTGCGAGCTTGTCCTGTAACCCAAACACCGGTACAAAAGGAAAATCactactgtagaaaaaaaacagcaacagcaCATCCCCCAGCCcaagggcacaaggcggggtacaccctgggcatggtaccaatccatcacagggacacatactgtacatacttattcacatactacaggcaatttgagacgCTAGTTAGCCTACagtaatctacatgtctttggactgtgggaggaaaccggaacacccggaggaaactcaccaagcacgtggagaacatgtaaactctatgcacacagagatgggaatcatgCCTGGCCGacaatcgaacctggaccctggaggagtgtcatataaaaacagtacatcatataaaaataaatacattccaAAGAAGACAAAAAGAATTACACAGCAGCCAATCAAATGTGCAGATGATCTTTAATGATACATTAGATACTGtattctgtgtgtatgtatagtaTATGCAGGCAAAGCTTTCAACATAGACATAACATCAACAGGAAACCTAATGGGCAGAAAACTTCTTCAAGGGTGAATTTGGTGCTATTAATCACAAAAAgagcagcacggtggtgtagtggttagtactgccgccttgcacctccagggtccaggtttgattcctggccaggctcgattcccatcgctgtgtgcatggagtttgcatgttctccccatgcttggtgggtttcctcccacagtccaaagacctgcagattagccGTAGTGTGTGTAAACATCTATTAAAGTTCATGTCTTCTgcagtaattttttatttatttaaacatgagtattaaaaaaacatgtttttgtttatttattttttaattcaaaaacaaaacaaatcaaataatGATACACAGATtctgtatatttaaagtaaatcgAGACTAATGTTCATAAAATGTTCTAAAAGCATAAACTTGGACCGTATCAGACAGAAAATCATAAGTAGTGCTGTGTGACACACTAATAAAGCTAAACAgagactgtttaaaaaaagttctgTACAGCATCTCTTTTGGCTCTTGTCTATCTGCCTACTAACAATAACCTACTGGTATCTCATCACTACCATttattgcatttacatttacattaacatttaggcatttggcagaagctcttatccagagcgtcTTAGAAAaggtgctttaaagtttaaatcattggatacatacttacctgtacactgggttaactaggttaataactaagtgccattagtcaaacacaactgggaagatgtttttttttcccacacagATTCTCCACaggtgtcccacaaggctcagtacttggtcatTTTTTGTTCACTCGCTATACTCAATCTCTTGGTACTGTACGATCACATTGTTAGATGGGTCTTCATACCActgctgtgtgtgagtgacacTCAACTCATATTCTCCTTGCTTCCTTTAGACACTCATGTTTCTGCTCAGATGTCAGCATGCTTGATGAAACATATACTAGCAAAACTGAACTGCTGTTCATTCCAATTGAATCATCCCCATCAGGATCTTATAATATCTCTGGACAACACTAAGCTCTCTAACATAACTTTGGCCACCTTTGCCATCTTAGGGTAACTGGACAAACTGGACAAACAACTGTCCTTTTCCACTCACACTGCTAACCTCACACAGTCATGTTGATTTATTTCTACAACAACAGAAGAATTAACAACAGAGGAATTGTATCTATACAAGCCTCTTAGGTGCTTGCTCAGTCAAATGTAGTCATCTCAAAATGGGACTACTGCAATTTGGTCCTGGCAGGTCTGCTTCTTTGTGTTATTCCAACTTGCATTAGTTGGAATAATACAATtgcattattctttttttttttttttttacttgctccCCCCATTGGCTTGCTGTAGCCACACTGATTCTTGTTATAAAGTCAAAAACAGGCCAGCACCCAACTACCTCAAAGTACAGTACTTTGTACACCTGCAAAGCACTAACCTCCCTCTGATCCTCTATCATTAGATTGGTTCCCCATCTTTCACGGATCCAGAAGACATAAATTAGGACACTTTTTGATTCTGGCTCCTGGGTAGTAGAATGAACTACTAGTAAATGCCTAATTAGCTAAGTCACTGATAGTCCTTAAACAACATAAACTCCATAAACAATAAAACTCCCAATGGTGTTGTAAATTGAGCATACTGATGGACAGTAACCTGGTGTAACATTCAGCCTGTAAATTTTGAAGGTAGATTGTGAGCTCTGAGCTCTAAAGAGCTCTGCAAACCCTGCTAGTCAGACCACtttgtcatacagtatgttgactgtttctttacttttatttcaatatttccTTTACCCACTAAGCTAAATTAACAAAAGACTCGTAATTATGCTCGCTGAAACTACTGCATATTAGTAATGCATCAACTGATAGTCACTTACACATAGCACTTTAAAAGTCCTCACTGGACCTAGGTCTGACCTGGGGACTTTGGGACCATCTGTTGATATGCTTATTAATATACTGAGATGCTAATACCATTGAAATGCTTAAAATTTTTGGGATGGTTCAGCCACAGAATGGCATGTGTAAACTCCAGTCCCCAGCACATACAAGACGTGTGCTGACCAGTACAGTAATACATGCAACTCATCTGATGGCTTACAAAACAGCACATTATATTTGCATCTTCCCTTGACACCAGCTGTTATGCACAATGTCTGGAATCCACAGAAACAAGTTGTGTTGTGTGGTGGCTAGAAACATTCCTTATGCACAGATAACACAAATAAATCCTTGGAGAAGCATCAGAAAGAAATGCTTCTAGCTGGCTCCCCTTATGGTTGAACCTTGTATAACATCCAAATAAAGCATGTACAGCAGTGGTCGAAATGTTTAGttatgacacaaatattaatttccccaaagtctgctgctttagtatatttaaatacttttgtcagatgttacctTGGTATACTTaagtataattacaaacatttttgcataattaatgcttggagtttgtcagaatttggtttttgtttgtccacccacgtcttaaggattgaccacaagttctcactgagattaaggtctggggagtttcctggcccCTGACCCAAAATTTAGATGctttgttttgatgccaagccagaggatgtttttgtaccttTCTTTATTCATACAGTAGCTGTGATCTTGGATAAAATTGTGCGTGAGCCCCGTCCCTTGACTCAGACGTGACCCCACACGTAaaagatgctttactgttggcatggcACAGGgttgatggtagcgctcacctatTGACtatttgcataaacttaatgtaattattaattaaagcaTTTAACACTTATGAAATGATTGTAATTATACTTCCGTGTACcgtagtaacatctgacaaaaaggtCTTAGTTAACCTTACAAAGGCTAATACCCTTAAGGCATACCTACAGTACTCTACTAAAAttaatgcacatactgtaggtagaTACCTCAGATTGAAATGCCTGGGAAATCTTTGTGGTCATTTATGAAAAAAGTCTTGAAAAAGTCTTGAAAAAGTCATGCCGATCctaatactgtaaaataaaaatgatgcaaCCTGGCAGCCAAAAGGAGTGGACTATAATGTACAAAAGTGAGCAATGACAACTTTACTATACATTAGCAGCAAGATGCctttgagtgagtgtgtgtgtgtggctgtcgCACTAAGTGAGTGTGTATGGCTATGATGCACAATTCTGCATCA
The DNA window shown above is from Clarias gariepinus isolate MV-2021 ecotype Netherlands chromosome 14, CGAR_prim_01v2, whole genome shotgun sequence and carries:
- the LOC128541264 gene encoding bone morphogenetic protein 2-like; its protein translation is MRVAPLLRLAMTLIRSVYLCEILALLLGSLFSALSAEDAPDVRGVTDVSRQRSWDDARREARRKAPRFMVELYEEHIRNPGALQGGVVRSFTGQSNGAFHFFNLTSFTRGEKITKAEVRWFRRRRAVLPGHHFYRVDLYEVLDSRVNPWRGNLILSRLLSVYTEGWELFNITQTVTKWILNISTNRGILVVPTLPSRHWLETTSRERGYEENDTYLVIYSDDGRRSSGERGSSSGWNTNSPLELIEYKSSVQAAVRRRRSTHKSAAENLHAINCQRTPLYVDFVKLGWSGWIISPSGYNAYHCTGSCPFPLSGGLRATNHAIVQSIVNTLKLSSRVGRPCCVPDNLQPISLLYFDDEENVVLKQYDDMVAGSCGCH